The Morganella morganii sequence GGCGGGACAGAAAACTCACGCACCTGACGGGCATTCACCAAATCAAGCGCCTGATAGATAGCGGACTGAACCCCAGCCGCGGGTAAACGATTATCCGGCATGACGGTTTTCTCCCTGAGATACACCGCAGACAGCAATCGCCAGCGGCGTCATAAAAATAGAATGCTGTGGCAGTACCACGGTAAGATGCGGGAAACGCGCCTGAAACAGCGGCTGCACACCGGGCTGCATACAGGAGCCGCCCGCCAGCCACAGTTCAGTCACATCCTCACCGCGAATATGATCGTCGACGATATCCGTCATTTTTTCGTATACCGGACGAATAACCGGCCAGATGCTTTCACCGCGCTCACGCTTCATCTGCTCGGCATCTTCCAGTTCAATGCGCTGGTTGCCCGCCAAGGTCAGGGAAATATGATGACCGCCGGTGGCTTCGTCGCCGGAGCGGGTCACTTCGCCCTTCTGCACAATCGCGATCCCGGTGGTACCGCCGCCGATATCCACAACAGCGGCTTTATCCAGCCCCATCATGTCAGCGACCGCAGACGGCTCATCCAGCACTCTGGCGACCACCAGACCGGCAGATTCCAGCACATTCACGGAGATACGCGGATCTGTTCCCGGCGGGAATGACGTTGTCGCCACCTCAAACCGGAAACCGAACTGTTTTTCCAGCGCATCCAGATGTTTATTAACGATTTTTACCGCACCGAAGAAATCCCAGACCACACCGTCGCGCACCACATCTGCCCAGTCCAGGCACACCGCGACCGGCTGACCTTCCGCATTCACCACCATGGACACCACATCACAGGTACCGAGATCGATCCCCAGCCACAACGGCGCATCTTTGTGATCACCCGCCTGCGGCTGATTACAGATTTCCGCTGCCCGCTGTAAGCGCGATGCCAGCCATTCCTGATTGCGTTGAACCATCGGTTCCTCCGGTTTAAAACATAACGTCAGGGTTAACGTGAGTAACTCACACTAACCGGGAAAAAAGCGGTGAAGCCCGCAGGCCCCACCGCAGCGGCTTACACGATGCGGAATGAATCCACCATGGTGCAGCGGCGCAGACGAACGAACGTCCGCGCACAGGTCACACCTTCACCGGTCGGTGTGGTGATCGTCATGGTTGTCCAGCCTTCGCCGCCCAGTCCCAGACCGGCAATACACGGTCCGTTTTTCACGAAAATACTGGTATCGATGGCATTCGCCATGCGGTTCAGGTTGCTGATGTTATTGGAGTGCATCGCTGCGGTATGATGGCAGCCGCCTTCCAGTTTCACCGCCAGGTCAATCGCCTGATCCACATCTTTCACGCGGATGATCGGCAGAACCGGCATCATCAGTTCAGTGACGGCAAACGGATGTTTGCAGTCGGTTTCCGCGATCAGCAGACGGGTATCTGCCGGCACAGTCATACCGATAGCCGCAGCAATTTTCGCTGCATCACGGCCTACCCAGTCGCGGCTGACAGTGCCGTGGCCGGTTTCATCAACATTCTTCAGCAGAACCGGGATCAGCTTCTCGCTCTGTTCGCGGGTCAGTAATACCGCGTGATTACGCTGCATTTCGGTGATCAGTTTGTCTGCAATGCAGTCAACCGCGATCAGCACTTTTTCATCCGCACAAATGATGTTGTTATCGAATGATGCACCGTGAACAATGGCTTTCGCCGCACGTTCGATATCGGCAGTTTCATCCACCACGACCGGCGGGTTACCGGCACCGGCCGCGATCAGACGTTTGTTGGTGTGTTTGCGGGCGGATTCCACCACCGCATCACCCCCGGTCACGACCAGCAGGCCGATCCCCGGATATTTGAATAAACGTTGTGCGGTTTCGATATCCGGTTTGGCGACAGTCACCAGCAGGTTGTTCGGGCCGCCTGCGGCAACAATGGCTTCGTTCAGAATCGTGATGGTGCGCTGTGAGACTTTTTTCGCTGCCGGATGCGGCGCGAAAATCACACTGTTACCCCCGGCGATCATACTGATGGCATTGTTGATTGCCGTCGCCGCCGGGTTAGTGGATGGTGTGACAGAGGCGATAACACCCCATGCCGCATTTTCGATTAAGGTTAAACCGTGGTCGCCGGTTAACACTTCAGGACGCAGACACTCAACACCCGGGGTGCCGTTTGCCTGTGCTAAGTTCTTCGCGAGTTTATCTTCCACGCGGCCCATGCCGGTCTCTTCAACAGCCAGAACCGCCAGTTCGCGGGCATGTTCTGTTGCCGCACGGCGGATTGCGCCGATGCAGAGATTACGCATTTCAACAGTTTTTAATGATTTCTGTGCTTCTTTGGCGGCAAGAACGGCATCATCCAGGGATTCAAACACCCCGAAACCGTTATTCTGTGAGGCTGCCGCCTGCTGTGGTGCCGCTGATGCAGCCGCCGGTTGTGTGCCCGCACTCATGCTGGCCAGAACCGCTTTTACCACATTCTCAATTTCTTTCTGATCCATATTCACCCACGCCTCTTTCTGTGACTCGTTGCGGCGATTTATTTATGAAAAATCACCTGACTTTCCATAACGGCCTCATCCACAATGCCGATGATGCTGAGATCGACCGGTGACGCTTCTTTGCTCTGAGCACGCCGCGCCGAACTTCCGCTGACGATCAGCACCCATTCACCATTACCCGCACCGATACTGTCGGTTGCGACGGCCACCTCACCGTTAGGACGCCCCTGGCGGTCAATCATTTCCACCAGCAGTAACTTGTCGGATTCCAGTCCGGGATGACGCACGGTGCACACGATTTGTCCGATAACGACAGCCAGTTTCATGTTCACCTCTCTTTATATTTCAGCAGCCTGAATACAGCCGGCTACGGATTTCAGGTAAAAAAATCCCCTGCCGTCTGAGTGACAGCAAAAAAACCGGGAGATTAAAATCGCGTGGCGTCAGAAGCACGCCACGCTAACAACGATTAATCGATTGATTTATCGCCGGACATTTTGATAGGAAACACTTCTTCCAGATCGCCATGCGGACGAGGAATAACGTGTACAGAGACCAGTTCACCGATACGCTGAGCTGCTGCCGCACCTGCGTCAGTCGCTGCTTTACATGCTGCAACATCACCGCGCACCATGGCTGTTACCAGACCACCGCCGATTTGTTTAACACCGACTAATTTAACGCGTGCTGCTTTGACCATCGCATCGGATGCTTCGATTAATGCAACCAGACCCTTAGTTTCGATCAGTCCTAATGCTTCCATGATATTTTCCTCTCATTGAGATCCCATCAGGGACCGGTTTAAATAACGCTTTCTGCTTCAGTGCGGCGGACAGGTTGTCCGGCCTGAGCTAACTGTGTTTGTGCTACCAGCACCAGTTCAATAATGTCGCGGGCATTACAGCCGCGTGACAAATCATGCACCGGTGCATTTAATCCCTGAATCAGCGGGCCGAGTGCCCGGTAACCGCCGAGACGCTGGGCAATCTTGTAACCGATATTGCCTGCTTCCAGTGACGGAAAGACCATGACATTTGCCCGCCCCTTTAACTCACTGTTCGGGGCTTTTTGCGCAGCGACACTTGGCACAAATGCCGCGTCGAACTGCAGTTCACCATCCGCCTGTAACTGCGGGGCGCGTGCATGAATAATTTCCACCGCCTGCTGCACCATCGCCACATTAGGATGTTTCGCGCTGCCTGCTGTTGAAAAAGACAACATCGCCACACGCGCGGTTTCACCGGTGATTGCCGTGAAGGTTTCCGCACTGCTCAGCGCAATATCCGCCAGCTGTGCAGAAGTGGGTTGAGGTACGACACTGCAATCAGCGAAACCCAGCACATTGCCTTCCGTTCCCGGCGGCAACATGATGAAAATAGATGATAATGTTTTAACGCCCGGCTTCAGGCCGATCACTTTCAGCCCGGCCCGCAGAACAGCGGCGGTTGACGAGATATTCCCCGCCACACATAAATCCGCTTTTCCGGCGGCAACCATGGCGGCACCGAACCACAGCGGCTGGCGCATGGCCTCATCCGCATCTTCTGGGGCTTTTTCGCCGAGGCGCGCGGTGATGGTATCCGCAAACTCTGCACGCCACTCATCCGCACTGTCCGGATCAATGGTGCTCAGGCCGTCCATAATGACACCGGTACGCAGCGAGAAATCACGCAGCGCAAACGGGTTTGCCAGCAGAACAGGCTCCGCCAGACCATTTTGTTTCAGATAACGGGCGGCGTGGATCACGCGCTCATCCAGCGCATCCGGCAGAACCACCCGCGGCGGGTTCAGTTTTGCCTGCTGACGGCATCGTTCAATGAGCATGTGTTCCCCCTTGCATCAGAGCCTGTTTCAGAGCCTGTGTGGTCATTACGCCGCCTTCGCGCACCACCATCACCATCAGGACATACACCGCACTGGAGAGGCGGTTAAGCGCCTGCATAATGTCAGGGCGGATGACCTGAAAATAACAATCGATATAAATACGTGCCGCACTGACTTCCGTTTCACGGACTTTGGTCCGCAGCAGGTTCAGCGCCGCCGCATCACGGCCGTGACTCACATCCGGAACGATATGGTCATGACCCAGGTATTTCAGCGGATTATGAGACAGCTTGTGCAGCTCATCCGCGTTCAGATCCGCAATACTCTGCTCACCGAGCGGTTCATTGAGCGCATCGGCACGCATAATATTGCCGAGCACAGAGCGGATATCCGCCAGCCAGCCTTTCAGCGGCGTCTGTGCAAATTCAGTCTGTAACCAGACGGCTTCGGCAATGGTGGCATCCAGCGCGGCGCGGAAGGCCAGACGCGGATCATTTTTCGCCACCATGGTGTGACCGTTAAGGTGTGTCAGCGTGTCCGGCTTTTTCGCCACCGGCTGATGGCATAATTCGCAGGCCGCGACATCCGCTTTATCCTTACTGGTTAACCCGTGTACCGCTTTCAGGTCAGGGACAGCCGTTTCGGTTTTACCGGATTCATCCGGCGTTTCCACAAACAGACGACCTTGTTTATCCTGAAATTTCACCTGTAAACGGCGGCTTTCGATCAGCTCACGGGCGGATGGTGTCATCCGGCTGTCAGCAGGCAGATGAATTTCACTGCCTTCGCTCAGCGTAAAGTTATCCCGCAACCAGTCTTCAG is a genomic window containing:
- the eutJ gene encoding ethanolamine utilization protein EutJ, with translation MVQRNQEWLASRLQRAAEICNQPQAGDHKDAPLWLGIDLGTCDVVSMVVNAEGQPVAVCLDWADVVRDGVVWDFFGAVKIVNKHLDALEKQFGFRFEVATTSFPPGTDPRISVNVLESAGLVVARVLDEPSAVADMMGLDKAAVVDIGGGTTGIAIVQKGEVTRSGDEATGGHHISLTLAGNQRIELEDAEQMKRERGESIWPVIRPVYEKMTDIVDDHIRGEDVTELWLAGGSCMQPGVQPLFQARFPHLTVVLPQHSIFMTPLAIAVCGVSQGENRHAG
- a CDS encoding aldehyde dehydrogenase family protein: MDQKEIENVVKAVLASMSAGTQPAAASAAPQQAAASQNNGFGVFESLDDAVLAAKEAQKSLKTVEMRNLCIGAIRRAATEHARELAVLAVEETGMGRVEDKLAKNLAQANGTPGVECLRPEVLTGDHGLTLIENAAWGVIASVTPSTNPAATAINNAISMIAGGNSVIFAPHPAAKKVSQRTITILNEAIVAAGGPNNLLVTVAKPDIETAQRLFKYPGIGLLVVTGGDAVVESARKHTNKRLIAAGAGNPPVVVDETADIERAAKAIVHGASFDNNIICADEKVLIAVDCIADKLITEMQRNHAVLLTREQSEKLIPVLLKNVDETGHGTVSRDWVGRDAAKIAAAIGMTVPADTRLLIAETDCKHPFAVTELMMPVLPIIRVKDVDQAIDLAVKLEGGCHHTAAMHSNNISNLNRMANAIDTSIFVKNGPCIAGLGLGGEGWTTMTITTPTGEGVTCARTFVRLRRCTMVDSFRIV
- the eutN gene encoding ethanolamine utilization microcompartment protein EutN; amino-acid sequence: MKLAVVIGQIVCTVRHPGLESDKLLLVEMIDRQGRPNGEVAVATDSIGAGNGEWVLIVSGSSARRAQSKEASPVDLSIIGIVDEAVMESQVIFHK
- the eutM gene encoding ethanolamine utilization microcompartment protein EutM; this encodes MEALGLIETKGLVALIEASDAMVKAARVKLVGVKQIGGGLVTAMVRGDVAACKAATDAGAAAAQRIGELVSVHVIPRPHGDLEEVFPIKMSGDKSID
- the pta gene encoding phosphate acetyltransferase, which gives rise to MLIERCRQQAKLNPPRVVLPDALDERVIHAARYLKQNGLAEPVLLANPFALRDFSLRTGVIMDGLSTIDPDSADEWRAEFADTITARLGEKAPEDADEAMRQPLWFGAAMVAAGKADLCVAGNISSTAAVLRAGLKVIGLKPGVKTLSSIFIMLPPGTEGNVLGFADCSVVPQPTSAQLADIALSSAETFTAITGETARVAMLSFSTAGSAKHPNVAMVQQAVEIIHARAPQLQADGELQFDAAFVPSVAAQKAPNSELKGRANVMVFPSLEAGNIGYKIAQRLGGYRALGPLIQGLNAPVHDLSRGCNARDIIELVLVAQTQLAQAGQPVRRTEAESVI
- the eutT gene encoding ethanolamine utilization cob(I)yrinic acid a,c-diamide adenosyltransferase EutT; this translates as MTFITEDWLRDNFTLSEGSEIHLPADSRMTPSARELIESRRLQVKFQDKQGRLFVETPDESGKTETAVPDLKAVHGLTSKDKADVAACELCHQPVAKKPDTLTHLNGHTMVAKNDPRLAFRAALDATIAEAVWLQTEFAQTPLKGWLADIRSVLGNIMRADALNEPLGEQSIADLNADELHKLSHNPLKYLGHDHIVPDVSHGRDAAALNLLRTKVRETEVSAARIYIDCYFQVIRPDIMQALNRLSSAVYVLMVMVVREGGVMTTQALKQALMQGGTHAH